Within Dreissena polymorpha isolate Duluth1 chromosome 13, UMN_Dpol_1.0, whole genome shotgun sequence, the genomic segment CAGCATAACTGAAAGCCTCAATATCGGAATAGATTTCTTGTTTGCAAATTTATCTTACAGAAATGCAAACCCGAGCAAAGTTTCGTTTTAATAAGACattttgcatattgtttaaagtaaacaacaacgaagataaaaaaaaacattaaacataacacCTTACATGATGTAATGAATATTTGAATCGATCAAAATAATGAGTGTTTTCATGATTATGTGCGGGGgttttacttaaaggggccttttcacgttttggttaattgacaaaattgaaaaaagttgtttcatattcgcaaattttcgttttagttatgatatttgttaggaaaccgtaatactgaacatttaccacgctctataatagcctttatatgcatcttttgacgatttaaaaacataaaaattacaaagcgttgcaacgcgaaacgatttaataatttgtagagttctgttgttgtcgttttattttgtgaagcTACAAGGATcgcttatatcaagtataaaatacctcTCTATGTGTATACGGAAGGATGTCCGAGAGGTCTAATGCGTagagtttttactccaggactcaaggggtcagtggttcgagtcctgctgagggttacctttttttttttaaatgttattcttgatttttactggagctttttcgatctaatgtttacatttatcaatattaagtatttaatgacaaacttcaaaacattccaaaatctgtgaaaaagcccctttgaTGGCACTCAAGTGTTCGGCTAAGATACTTCTGAAAAGCTTAAGGTACGTtaaagtttaaaacaatttatctTGGGTGGTTAAAATACGCGTAAAGGCACCCTGTTATATTCGGGGTTACTCTTTTGTATATTTTCCGAAACCCGGGTACTTtgtagtgtacttaagagtacacggtgTACTTTTAAGAAGTACCTGCGCCAACAATCACCTATAAAGGTTAAATTCCACTGTACATAAGTATTCGTTAATGAAGTTAAATTGCAGACAAAAACCTCATATGTTTTTAAGTCTCATGCACAAAATTGGATGTTAAAGGTAAGTGTATCAGATGTGATTGGTCCAAACAGATTCGGACTTTCTACACGTTTTATACCAACAAAGTCTTAACGTAATTGTGTTAATATGATATTGCCACTAACGAAATCGTGATAGCGTTTACCGTTGAACGGAGTTGACTGTCTATTCTTGTATGGCACCTAGCCGTCGCTCACATTGTAAGTAAATTCATATGCTACGTGATCGGGCATACTGGAATTAATCTTAGAATGAAGTCGTTTTTCAAAGCAAGAATGTATTTTGGTAGAGGAAAAACATGCGAATTACAAGAATTACCCGTtatctaaaaaaataatcaatgGAGCCCTTTATTACGAAAATGGATTATTAGATACATACGTTCAGCTTAGCTGTAGACCAGCCGCGCAATCGCGCAGTCTGGTCGGGAGCTACTCTTTCCACTTAATTTTTAGAGACCTCGAAACCTTgctgattttatagcggacagggtaggtCAATCCAATTCTACACGATAGTAAATATTTTTTCCTTGGTCGACTGTTCATACAATTTTCATTTAAGTACGCCATGTTTGTACACTGTGATATTTTAGCAAACATATGTCACAAATATTACTCTTGACAAAACCATAATatcatatttgcattttaaattgagGATTAAGTTAAACTTCTATAATTATTGTGATATCGAGATTATATTttctacaaaataaatatatttcacacCGTTTAAGTTGTTATAACACGTTtgctaaaataatttttatgcacatgtgtgtgtgtgtgtgcaaggGATATTGATGAGACAACCTTAACGTTAATCTGCAAAAATTGTCTTTAAGGTGACAATTAATTGTAGGCGTTCTTTGTATCTGAGAATATCGATCGTTCGCACATTGTTTTATAAGAAAGTTGTTCAAAACGTAatgtatttaaagtaaaaaaataacgaTTTTATGAATATCATTTACAATATTGTCATACCCCCTCCCATTTTGTTCATTATCTCCTTCTTTTATTCCTATTTTCCTTCATTCCGTTCGTCCTTCCTTCCATTCGTTCTTCCCGCCTTCCACAGTGTACTCTGTCCCGTCGTTTGTGCTAAGCATAACTCGGGAAGCAATTCATTGATCAATTGAaacttaataattataatgatacaaGAAGTTAAGTAGTATCTGATAGAGCAAAATAAGAATGACTCTCTCGAATGGCTCTAAATGGCTAGTGACAGAGCTTCATAAactgttgtttttgtgttttttaagcaACGACTTAtataaattgagtcgtgttctgacaaaactggacataatgcatgtgcgtaaagtgtcgtcccagattagcctgtgcagttcgcacaggctaatcggggacgaaactttccgcctaaattggaattttgctaagaagtgacttcatttaaacgaaaaatgtcataaaggcggaaagtgtcgtccctgattagcctgtgcggactgcacaggctaatgtgggacgacactttacgcacatgcattatgcccagttttctccgaacgcGACATAATTGTACAGGGAAATCTGAGCGTAGCATGTTTAAAAAGGAAACGTGAATCACGTCCGTATCAGGTTGATGTTTTGAGTAAAGCGTACATTAAGCATACCTTGATGCAATACACCAAATTGTTTTAAGTTAAAAGTAATGAAGGGGAACACATAATTGTTGCGCTCAAAAATGTTCAAACCAATAGTAATGTCAGAAAGCCGCGGTGAGCTACGATTCTGTGGTTAGGTCTCTATAAAAAGTATCACCCACCTAGAAAGGTGTGCTCTTAAAACCATGCACATCAATTTAAACTCCTATTAATAGCGAGTTACGTCTTATTAAAACGAAACCTTCAAAATTGAAAGTAATCCCCTGTGTGATTAACGCTGATTCAAATAGTTACACTCAAGAGATCGTCGTGGGTGTTGCTGTAAACAAAGGCATGGTTGTGATTTAACGTACATTGTGACGTACGTTTTACGTTGTTGCTACAGACGTTAACATTTATTCGTGAGCCTATAAAACTAACACGGTAAACGTTAGATTTTCATAGTCGGTTTATTTACATCGCGTAATATCATTCTAACATAACATAGTAAAGACATTCATATTAAGGTACTTTGAGTAAAACAAAATAGCATCTGTGTCAAAAGCAAATATTAATATGTTATTGTAACTTTACCAAAATCGTTTTATATCATGACTTTATACAACAGTGCTGTTACGTTTTCGTATTGTTCTTTGTTTGATTTGTAAGCTAAATtagaaacaaaaaaatgttttgacagtttttgtataactttaagcaatattattaaatattaaaaaatttgcAAATCAATGATACACTAAATTCATTTCTTCTTTCAGATTTTATGATTTTAGGCCTGAGTTCAACAGACATGATGACGTTTCTTTTGGTGCTATTGCTTGGCGTTTGCCAAAGAGCCTTATCACAGTCTCAGCCACACATGTGTGATGGCGCAGTATTTGTCGACGGAACAGGCTACAAACAACACGAAGATTGCGACAAATTTATTGAATGTGGCGTTGACCAACAGGGGCAAGTTTTCGGATGGGTAAAGCAATGCTCCTTCGGTACGTATTGGGATATGGACCATTTGACGTGCGAAGCGGTGGACAAGGCGATCTGCCCCAAAGACAAATGCGAGGCAATGAGGGATGGGGACATATACCCGACACTTAACAACTGCAGGGGCTATTGGCGCTGTAAAGGAGGAAAGTCTCAACCAGAGTGCTGCCCTATGGGCAAAAAGTATGTTAACGTTTTGACACATGTTATTAATAGCTAAAGTTTCATTTCTAAAATTTGACGAAAGTTTAGTGCTTTTTTCGACATATATTATGCTATTGGTAGCTTAAAATAAGTGCTTTCGATTTATTGATTATGCATTTTATAATGCATTGTTGTATCCAGCTGATACGACAGTAGACACGCCATATGTGTTCACAAAATTACACACAACATTAATTTAATGTAAGATGTTTTGAATATCTCATTTACAGTTTCCATACCATTTGTGGATGCATTTTTGTATGTTAAATTATGTACTGTATTGTTTTGGTATATCTCGATGAACTCTTGTTCTGTGATATATtgatttatcacatgccataccctgtttcccatgtaatataaccattacatatatttttatcttacacgtgtgtaatatacttttaaagcgttttcattggcttattttcgttcgattgaccaatcgcattttgttattttgctgaaatgacgttcaacgtcaaatgacgtcacgaaatgtgaacaacattcaggatttatcattGTGTttgagtaaatatttatttaatttgctcatttaaaaccatgtgataaaaagatctgacactcgttgtcattgtataccatattttattaaactcgtccaggaaattcgttagtaagctcgccaaaggctcgcttactcctgaaaattcctgaactcgttaaataaaaatggtatgatatgacaactcgtgccagatcctatatatattttttaaaaagttataagTATGTTTGTGCCATTTCagagtatttttttaaacaacataatataaCTGCCGTGTATTAAGGATGAAAAGTAAACGACTTCTTCTAATTTCTAAAACTCATTATTATTGTATCCAATTTACGCTATTTCCAACCGAGTATTGATTTTTGTAACGTTATCTTCAGGTTTATTCATGATTTGATGATGTGCGTAGACGACACAAGCAAGGAATGTTCGTCTACTTGCATCACACACATATTCCATGTCCCCGAAAATTGTGACAAGTTCGAGGTTCCCGGCAAGCCAACGTATTACAGTCAGATCGTAGAAGGCTGGGGCGCAATAGAGCTTCCGTGTGCGCCAGGCACAGGCTTCGATCCCGTTTCGTGCAACTGCATTCGTCTGGTTAATGTGGTTCCCACAGAAAAGGTTTGCAGGCCAGAATTGTACTTACCGTTTAATGTCGACCACCGTGACGCTTCTGGGAAGAACAACTACGTGAGTAACGAGAACGTTATCATTGCTAACGGAAAAGCGCTGTTCAATGGGAAAACCAGTCGTCTGTTGATACCGCGGTTCACCAATTTCGAACAAACTTCCACGATTGTTATAAAGGTCAAGTACGCCTCAAACCACAGCGAAATTACTGGAATGGCCCACGCAATATTGGGCAACAACGGCTGTCAAAACATCCCTACCCTTTTGATCGCTGAAGATTTTGCAAACGCTTATATAGGCGTGAGTACGGACATTACCGTCTTTGCATTCGCCCCCATTCCTCAATCAAACGGTGTATCGAAGGAGCTTATGTACAAATTGAGCAACCAGACATTATCCGGCAAACTTCGCGTTGAAAATGGTCTATTTCAAGAAGGAACAACCAATGCCCCAGGAAGCTTTAAGAACGCTAAATGTGCCTTACAAGTCGGATACGCTGACAGCATGTTTCCTTTTAAGGGCGAAGTAGATGAACTCTCGATTTATCTGTGTGACCCCGACAATTAAATAGAAGTCATTATcttgaacaatttatttaatagTGTAGTGTCAGCTGTATTGAACAAATTTTAATTAcgtttgtttaagaaaaaaatgcatacGACGGTCAGAAAGTTCAGATATAAAATACCGTTTCTGATAGATAATCCCAATATTCGAGCAAAATTGATATGTGAACAAACTTTATTTATGGTAATATGTGTATTATTCTTATGTGGTTTTCATCGGTAATATATGCAAATACATGCATGTCTAAAGCTACATCGATGTAAGTGATTTCCTTCTTTCATAATTTATTGTACATTAATAATTGTCACAAGTTATGATTTATTACGTTAcaacaaataatgaaataagTGTTTAACAATTGAAAGTAG encodes:
- the LOC127856208 gene encoding protein PIF-like encodes the protein MILGLSSTDMMTFLLVLLLGVCQRALSQSQPHMCDGAVFVDGTGYKQHEDCDKFIECGVDQQGQVFGWVKQCSFGTYWDMDHLTCEAVDKAICPKDKCEAMRDGDIYPTLNNCRGYWRCKGGKSQPECCPMGKKFIHDLMMCVDDTSKECSSTCITHIFHVPENCDKFEVPGKPTYYSQIVEGWGAIELPCAPGTGFDPVSCNCIRLVNVVPTEKVCRPELYLPFNVDHRDASGKNNYVSNENVIIANGKALFNGKTSRLLIPRFTNFEQTSTIVIKVKYASNHSEITGMAHAILGNNGCQNIPTLLIAEDFANAYIGVSTDITVFAFAPIPQSNGVSKELMYKLSNQTLSGKLRVENGLFQEGTTNAPGSFKNAKCALQVGYADSMFPFKGEVDELSIYLCDPDN